A single window of Paenibacillus sp. FSL H8-0537 DNA harbors:
- a CDS encoding efflux RND transporter permease subunit produces MNGLIRFSMNKVAAMVILIALLVGGGLYATATLKMETIPDISFPVAMIQTTYPAPPMDVMDEVTKPIEDKIANIQGLDTLSSTSSDNISSVVVQFKQGYDIKEKKTELESLLQEVALPAGASTPKVLTFGFSSQPAYYLTLYAGEGMSQMELNKLYEDSIKPSLEGVNGIDHVNSIGVSSTSLDILLDADALSVFNLSAVEVTSAIQSALTDGAVGSVELDGKSQMARVTGDLNSIYGLRNLEFATRTGQTVLLQDLGDVQAVNESKFIARYNNQPALGIRLYKMSEANAVDFSNEVNSVLTDWETKQPAVTFQKIYDGADEVRKSISGILKEGFIGIALASLMILLFLRNIRMTLIVLVSIPLSILITLIMMSSMNITLNIMTLGGMFIAIGRIVDDSIVVIENIYSNLEKAQERGESVIIMATRQVSMAITSSTLVTAGVFLPLAVVGGIVGQMFRPFALTVSCALLASLVVALTVIPMMTKLLVLRSRKQIKQNEHAHDGKVTRLYERILVWCLTNRIKTLLMSLVMLVVTMAITIPNLAVNFLPSSGPEKLVYFQVKYPYETSLESNDMQSQEIEKMLLDAKDSQGGALFTFVESLVGYADSDDTVPYTTLLTAEISEAEDAMLVLNNYVELIKNQLPQGTEVTGETASGGGGLNGGTFSYVLKGDDQQLLEQGAALVKDKMKEFPELTKIKDTLSDAKTEISITVSQTKARELGINPADVRDSVRMWLAEQRLGDIRFDNVLYSTVVKLRDEDKGSLEKLGKMPILSQTAGIVYLQEVAKVEEVQAPAALSRESRSQVVKMSATIDAANQTDVSTRVAAALDAIELPTGVSTEIQGVSEEITESFTQLFMAMAVSIAIVYFILVLCFGNASTPFAILFSLPLAIIGGLLGLLVTNESINITSLIGFMMLIGIVVTNAIVLLDRAQQLRHEGFSVRHALVEAGRVRLRPIIMTAGATIVAMIPLAMGTGEGVLISKGLAVVVIGGLITSTLLTLVVVPVVYEMLEAISNKLLRKGKGQAAPVDFNKPAHLEG; encoded by the coding sequence TTGAATGGTTTAATCCGCTTTTCGATGAATAAAGTGGCTGCAATGGTTATATTGATTGCCCTGCTTGTAGGAGGGGGGCTATACGCAACGGCGACTCTGAAAATGGAGACAATCCCCGATATCTCGTTTCCAGTCGCCATGATTCAAACCACATATCCGGCACCGCCAATGGATGTGATGGATGAGGTGACGAAGCCGATTGAGGATAAAATCGCGAACATACAGGGGCTAGATACACTCAGCTCAACATCCAGCGATAATATTTCCAGCGTCGTTGTCCAGTTTAAGCAGGGCTACGATATAAAGGAGAAAAAGACGGAGCTGGAAAGCCTGCTGCAAGAGGTAGCACTTCCGGCTGGCGCGAGTACGCCAAAGGTTTTGACCTTCGGCTTTTCCTCCCAGCCTGCTTATTACTTAACGCTATATGCCGGGGAAGGCATGTCGCAAATGGAGCTCAACAAGCTTTACGAGGATAGCATTAAGCCATCGCTGGAAGGTGTTAATGGTATTGACCATGTTAATTCTATTGGCGTTAGTTCAACCTCGCTCGATATTTTGCTGGACGCAGATGCTTTATCCGTGTTCAACTTGTCGGCGGTAGAGGTAACCAGTGCCATTCAATCCGCTCTGACGGATGGTGCAGTCGGTTCAGTAGAGCTGGACGGCAAATCGCAGATGGCGCGGGTGACGGGTGATTTAAACAGCATTTACGGCCTTCGCAATTTGGAGTTTGCCACGAGGACCGGTCAAACGGTGCTGCTTCAGGATTTGGGAGATGTCCAGGCTGTGAACGAATCGAAGTTTATTGCCCGCTACAACAATCAGCCTGCGCTGGGCATTCGTCTTTATAAGATGAGTGAAGCCAATGCGGTTGATTTCTCCAATGAAGTCAATTCGGTGCTGACCGATTGGGAAACAAAGCAGCCAGCGGTTACATTCCAAAAAATTTACGATGGCGCAGATGAGGTTAGAAAATCGATCAGCGGCATTTTAAAGGAAGGCTTTATCGGGATTGCCCTTGCCTCGCTTATGATTCTGCTATTCCTTCGCAATATTCGTATGACGTTGATCGTTCTCGTCTCGATTCCACTCTCGATTCTGATCACGCTGATTATGATGTCGAGCATGAATATTACGCTGAACATTATGACGCTCGGCGGCATGTTTATCGCCATTGGGCGAATTGTGGACGATAGTATCGTCGTCATTGAGAACATATACAGCAATCTGGAAAAAGCGCAGGAGCGCGGCGAATCCGTCATTATTATGGCTACCCGCCAAGTTTCCATGGCGATTACATCCTCGACGCTCGTTACGGCAGGCGTGTTCCTGCCACTCGCAGTTGTTGGCGGAATCGTTGGACAGATGTTCCGGCCATTCGCGCTGACGGTATCATGTGCTCTGCTTGCTTCACTGGTCGTGGCGCTGACGGTCATTCCTATGATGACAAAGCTGCTCGTACTGCGCAGCCGCAAGCAGATTAAGCAGAACGAGCATGCGCATGACGGCAAAGTAACGCGTCTATATGAGCGTATTCTAGTATGGTGCTTGACTAATCGGATCAAAACCTTGCTGATGTCGCTTGTCATGCTGGTTGTGACCATGGCGATTACGATTCCGAATTTGGCAGTTAACTTCCTGCCTTCGAGCGGCCCAGAGAAGCTCGTGTACTTCCAAGTGAAGTATCCCTATGAAACGTCACTGGAGAGCAATGACATGCAGTCACAGGAAATTGAGAAGATGCTGCTGGATGCCAAAGACAGCCAGGGCGGCGCCTTGTTCACCTTCGTGGAGTCCTTGGTTGGATATGCGGACAGTGACGATACCGTTCCTTATACAACCTTGCTTACCGCTGAGATCAGCGAAGCAGAGGATGCAATGCTGGTCTTGAACAACTATGTGGAGCTGATTAAAAACCAGTTGCCGCAAGGCACGGAAGTAACGGGAGAGACGGCAAGCGGTGGTGGAGGTCTTAACGGAGGAACCTTCTCTTATGTGCTGAAAGGTGACGATCAACAGTTGCTTGAGCAGGGGGCCGCACTCGTCAAGGATAAAATGAAGGAATTCCCTGAGCTTACTAAAATCAAGGATACGCTTAGCGACGCCAAAACGGAAATAAGCATTACCGTTTCGCAGACGAAGGCTAGAGAGCTTGGCATTAATCCTGCTGATGTCAGAGATTCAGTTCGGATGTGGCTTGCAGAGCAGCGCCTTGGAGATATTCGCTTTGATAATGTTTTGTATTCCACAGTGGTCAAGCTTCGCGATGAAGATAAAGGCTCGCTTGAGAAGCTTGGCAAAATGCCGATTTTATCGCAGACGGCAGGCATCGTTTATTTGCAAGAGGTGGCCAAAGTAGAGGAAGTACAGGCCCCTGCTGCATTGAGCCGGGAATCGCGCTCGCAGGTCGTGAAGATGTCGGCTACCATTGATGCAGCAAACCAGACTGATGTCAGCACAAGAGTGGCGGCAGCGCTGGATGCAATTGAGCTTCCAACAGGTGTATCTACCGAGATACAAGGCGTGTCGGAGGAAATCACCGAAAGCTTCACGCAGCTGTTTATGGCTATGGCTGTATCCATCGCTATCGTTTATTTTATACTGGTTCTGTGCTTCGGCAATGCCAGCACGCCGTTCGCGATTCTGTTCTCGCTGCCGCTCGCCATTATTGGCGGTTTGCTAGGCCTGCTGGTTACGAATGAATCCATTAATATTACATCCCTCATTGGATTTATGATGCTGATCGGCATCGTCGTTACCAATGCGATCGTATTGCTCGACCGAGCGCAGCAGCTGCGGCATGAAGGCTTCTCCGTCCGCCATGCGCTGGTCGAAGCAGGCAGAGTCCGTCTGCGTCCGATTATTATGACAGCAGGCGCAACGATAGTAGCGATGATACCTCTGGCAATGGGCACTGGTGAAGGCGTACTTATTTCTAAAGGGCTCGCGGTCGTTGTTATCGGAGGCTTGATCACTTCTACACTGCTTACGCTTGTAGTCGTGCCAGTCGTATATGAGATGCTTGAGGCGATTAGCAACAAGCTGCTCCGCAAAGGGAAAGGCCAAGCAGCGCCAGTAGATTTTAATAAGCCTGCCCATTTGGAAGGCTAA
- a CDS encoding HAMP domain-containing sensor histidine kinase, translating into MLRTLYVRVIISFITAVLVGLVSAFFITITLFKDQVITEVQKEVLQYGHSIAALYEQYGIEEAKRIVTLLEPTPTYKYMVMDDKGWLTEEGKLFAEFGIAPGDSISTSVLNGEPFVDFDFGFTEGKGLVLGMPFTSDHKTYALFVHQPTSKTVIFNQMLFVALAVVLGVGGLCIFVAAIYLVRPLKEMKQAVERMASGRFDIQLRSGKRTDELGQLAQSFSGMAKEIEQMDELRGQFVSSVSHEIQSPLTSIAGFSRMLMLDAVEDPEQKQRYLNIIYTESQRLSRLSDNLLKLAELDSAVPAFDPVTYDLDEQLRQVILVCEPQWTEKSIEMILELPHVKINADEDGLSQVWINVIGNAIKFAPEGGYIRIEMSLDTDSIKVSVSDNGSGFPDEDGFRLFERFYKADKSRSKKLGGSGLGLSIAQKIVNLHQGVIRITNRVEGGARVDVTLPSMATKKRIS; encoded by the coding sequence ATGCTAAGAACGTTATATGTCAGAGTCATTATTAGTTTTATAACGGCGGTGCTGGTCGGTCTGGTCAGCGCCTTCTTTATTACGATTACGCTGTTTAAGGACCAGGTGATCACCGAGGTGCAGAAGGAGGTTCTGCAATACGGACATTCGATTGCCGCTTTATATGAGCAGTATGGCATTGAGGAAGCGAAGCGAATTGTTACGCTATTAGAGCCTACCCCGACCTATAAATATATGGTTATGGATGACAAGGGCTGGCTCACCGAGGAGGGGAAGCTGTTTGCGGAATTTGGCATTGCTCCCGGAGACAGCATTTCAACATCTGTATTAAACGGCGAGCCGTTTGTAGATTTTGATTTTGGGTTCACGGAAGGCAAAGGCCTCGTGCTCGGGATGCCGTTTACTTCTGATCATAAAACGTACGCGTTGTTCGTGCACCAGCCGACGAGCAAGACTGTTATTTTCAACCAGATGCTCTTCGTTGCTCTTGCTGTTGTGCTCGGGGTAGGCGGTCTGTGCATCTTTGTGGCCGCCATCTATTTGGTGCGTCCGCTTAAAGAAATGAAGCAGGCGGTAGAGCGGATGGCGAGTGGGCGCTTCGACATTCAGCTAAGATCAGGCAAGCGTACAGATGAGCTCGGGCAGCTGGCCCAAAGCTTTAGCGGCATGGCGAAGGAAATTGAACAGATGGATGAACTGCGCGGGCAATTTGTAAGCAGCGTCTCGCATGAGATTCAATCGCCGCTGACGTCGATTGCCGGATTTTCGCGAATGCTTATGCTGGATGCGGTGGAAGATCCCGAGCAGAAGCAGCGGTATCTAAACATTATTTATACAGAAAGCCAGCGTCTGTCGCGCCTTAGCGATAATTTGCTTAAGCTGGCGGAACTGGATTCGGCAGTGCCTGCTTTTGATCCGGTTACCTACGATCTCGATGAGCAACTGCGCCAAGTTATTTTGGTCTGCGAGCCGCAGTGGACCGAAAAATCGATTGAGATGATACTGGAGCTGCCCCATGTGAAAATAAATGCCGATGAGGATGGGCTTAGCCAAGTATGGATAAATGTAATCGGCAATGCGATCAAATTTGCTCCGGAAGGCGGATATATACGCATTGAAATGAGCCTAGATACAGACAGCATTAAAGTATCCGTATCGGACAATGGCAGCGGGTTTCCTGACGAAGACGGCTTTAGGCTGTTTGAACGATTTTATAAGGCGGACAAGTCGCGCAGCAAAAAGCTGGGCGGAAGCGGCCTAGGCCTCTCCATCGCCCAGAAAATCGTCAATTTGCATCAAGGCGTCATACGTATTACAAACCGGGTGGAAGGCGGTGCGCGCGTAGACGTGACGCTGCCGAGCATGGCAACCAAAAAACGCATTTCCTGA
- a CDS encoding response regulator transcription factor gives MASVMLVDDDPDIRELMHAQLSSEGFQTIQASHGKEAMRLLRKQKADLVVLDVMMPFMDGWELCKYVKEEYPNIPVLMVTAKREINQKIKAFGLGTDDYMVKPFEPYELVLRVRALLKRYRIEASMRLQLGDFVLDRHTFEMIQGQARVALPLKEFELLFKLAGNPGKIFTRNELISQIWGPQFFGDERTVDVHIKRLRERFVEMDAPFTIVTKRGLGYRLEMVDAC, from the coding sequence ATGGCAAGTGTCATGCTGGTAGATGATGATCCAGATATACGCGAGCTCATGCACGCGCAGCTTAGCAGTGAGGGATTTCAGACGATTCAGGCAAGCCACGGCAAAGAGGCCATGCGGCTGCTGCGAAAGCAAAAAGCAGATTTAGTGGTGCTTGATGTGATGATGCCCTTCATGGATGGCTGGGAGCTATGTAAATATGTAAAGGAAGAATACCCAAATATCCCTGTGCTGATGGTAACAGCAAAGCGTGAAATTAATCAGAAAATCAAAGCGTTTGGCCTGGGAACCGATGATTATATGGTGAAGCCTTTCGAGCCCTATGAGCTTGTGCTGCGCGTTCGCGCATTGTTGAAGCGCTACCGGATTGAGGCGTCTATGCGGCTGCAGTTGGGCGATTTTGTGCTGGACCGGCATACGTTTGAGATGATTCAGGGGCAGGCACGGGTGGCGCTGCCGCTGAAGGAATTTGAGCTGCTGTTCAAGCTGGCGGGCAACCCGGGCAAAATTTTCACGCGCAACGAGCTGATCAGCCAAATTTGGGGTCCGCAGTTTTTCGGCGATGAGCGGACAGTGGATGTACATATTAAGCGATTGCGCGAACGTTTTGTAGAAATGGATGCGCCGTTTACGATTGTGACCAAGCGGGGGCTTGGCTACAGGCTCGAAATGGTGGACGCATGCTAA